A genomic stretch from Gemmatimonadota bacterium includes:
- the hslV gene encoding ATP-dependent protease subunit HslV, producing the protein MQQFHGTTIVAVRHDGRVALGGDGQVTFGDTVVKRTAQKVRKLKEGRVLAGFAGSVADAFTLFAKFEEKLERHPGNLPRACVELAKDWRTDRYLRRLEALLAVADKQHLFVISGDGNVIEPDDEIAAIGSGGGFALAAARALKQYSGLPAAEMVRRALEIAGEICIYTNQHITVLELEE; encoded by the coding sequence ATGCAGCAGTTCCATGGCACGACGATTGTCGCCGTGCGGCACGACGGCCGGGTCGCTCTGGGCGGCGACGGGCAGGTCACGTTCGGCGACACGGTGGTGAAGCGCACTGCACAGAAGGTGCGCAAACTCAAGGAAGGTCGCGTCCTGGCCGGATTCGCCGGGTCCGTAGCGGACGCGTTCACGCTCTTCGCAAAATTCGAGGAAAAGCTGGAGCGCCACCCGGGGAACCTGCCCCGCGCCTGCGTCGAGCTGGCCAAGGATTGGCGTACGGACCGCTACCTCCGCCGCCTCGAGGCGCTGCTCGCAGTGGCGGACAAGCAGCACCTGTTCGTGATCAGCGGGGATGGCAATGTGATCGAGCCGGATGACGAGATCGCCGCCATCGGCAGCGGCGGTGGCTTCGCGCTGGCCGCGGCCCGGGCACTCAAGCAGTACTCGGGCTTGCCCGCAGCTGAGATGGTGCGGCGCGCCCTGGAAATCGCCGGCGAGATCTGCATCTACACCAACCAGCACATCACGGTGCTGGAGCTGGAGGAGTAA